The segment TGAGCGCACCCACGAGCGGTGCCGAAATCCCCTGCACGAGCACGAACAGCGAGAATCCCGTACCGAGGATCGTCGCATTCATGCCGAGAGACTGGTCTTCGAGCATGAGCGGATTGACAATCGTCGCTGTCGGCAGCACGATCCCCGAAGAACAGAAGTACATGAAACCCAACACGACGATCAGCACGTACCCGTAGAACAGCTTCTTCGGCTTCGCAGATGCGGCGGATACACTCGCCTCCGCATCCGAGCCGAGGCCCGCTTCTTCTTGTAAAACCCTTTCGCTCATGCGTTTACTCCATACGTATCGTGCGGTCCCGCCCTGCCGGGTGCGACCGGGCGGGACCTTCTCATTACAAACTTCCGAGCTTGCGCGAACCGTTTTGCGTACAAGCTCGCTCGAATCACCCGATCTGGTTCGCGAACAGCTCGACGGGCCCGACGTTCACGTCCCTTTCGGTCGCGTCGGCCTCGACGGCGCGGGTGAGGTAGCCGTCGGCCTCGACGTACACGCGGTAGGGCTCGGCGGCCACCTGGTCGAACCAGAAGTCGCCGAACTCGTCGGTCTCGAGGGAGGCGACGCTGCCGCTCGAGAGGCCCTCGAGCGTGACCCTCGCGCCGGAGACGACCTCGTCGGCCTCGAGGTCCACGGCGATCCCCGCCACGAAGCGCCTGGGCTTGTTGAGGTAGTAGACGCGGGGTCCGTCGGATGCGCGGCCGGGGTCGATGCACTCGGCGGCCGCGATCTCGGCGGCGAAGTCCCCCTCGTCGCCGAAGCGGATCGCGCCGTGGGGGCAGACGTCCACGCAGTGCGGCAGCTCGCCCGCGTCCACGAGGTGCGCGCACCCCGTGCACTTCTGCGGCAGGCCGAGCTCCTCGTTGTAGAAGATCGCCCCGTAGGGGCAGGCCTCCACGAGCCCGCGCATGCCCCTGGCCTTCTCGGGATCGATTATGACGAGGCCGTCTTCCCGGCGGCACACCGCTTCGGGCGCCGCCTCCATGCAGGGCGCGCTCGCGCAGTGGTTGCACATGCGCAGGGTGTAGGACACCTTGACCTTCGGCACGCTGCCGCGCACCTCCTCGTCGATGCGGCACCAGAAATGGCCGGTGTCGGGCTGGGGCGCGGCGTACGGCGCCCAGTCGTTGTCGACGTGCTCGTCCTTGCAGGCGATCTGGCAGTTGCGGCAGCCGTTGCACTTCGCGTGGTCGTATACGAATACCTTGCCCATGTTTACGCTCCTTCCACGATGCGGGCTGCAGCCACGAGGCCGCATCCCTCGTCGTACGCGCGGCCGAAGGCTTCGGGGTGCTCTTTGGCGAGCGCAAAGACATCGACCTTCTCGACGTTGACGAGGAATCCGCTCGTTACCTCGCCGACGGTGTTTTTCGATGTGGTGGGAATCGGCGCGATGAGGTTGTTTGCACCACCGCGGTCGAGCCCGCCCTTGCCCATGACGATCGAATCGACGCGCGATCCGTGATCCTGATAGACTGCACCGGGCATGATGCGCTCGGTTACGATGACGCCGCCGAGCACGCCGCCGCGCTCGTTGTAGATATTGGCAACATCGCCGGTCTTGAGGCCGAGCTTGCCCGCATCGATCGGGTTGATCCACAGAGGCTCGTACTTGTAGCCGTCGGGGCCGACCACCTTGCAGGTCTCGATCTCACGCAACCACGTCACGTCGTCATGCTGGGCGTGCACGCGGAAGTGCGGATGGTTCGACACGAGCAGGAACGGATAGGCGCGTCCGCGCTCCAGGTACTGGCGCTCCTGATGCGCCGGGCTCTCGTCGATCCAGTGCGGAACCATGGGACGCTCTTCGTCGTCGGGGAACGTCGCTGAAAGGCCCGTCGAGTAGTACTCGAGCTTGCCGGTAGGCGTGCGCAGAGGATGACCCTCGGGATCCTCGTAGAACTCGCGCAGGCCTGCGGGGATGTCCTTCCAATCCTCGCGCGTCGGGAACGGGTAGTACTTCTTCTCCTTGAATTCCTCGAAGCTCATGTCTTCGGGTGCACCGCTCGTCTTGAACCCGATCTCGATCCACTCTTCGTCGGTCTTGCCGCCGAGGTAGCGGTCGTAGAGGTTCTCGTAGATGCCGCCGAACTTCTCGAGGGCGCGAGCCACTTCGGCCACGGCCTCCTTATCGGACTTCGACTCGCCGACGGGTTGGATCGCCCGATCCTCGTAGAAGATGACGTTCCACTGACCCGAATCGTTGTCGGTTCCGATGTCGGCGGTTTCGAACTTCGTGTTCGTGGGTAGGATCACGTCGGCGAAGTAGCAATCGTTCTCCATCCACGGATGCTGCACGACCACGCACTCGATCGACTCGTGGCGCAGCGCGTCCTGCATGGCGTTGCCGCCGTTCCAGCACGTTTCCCAGCACGGCGAGTCCGACCAGATCATATGCAAGCGTTCCTGACCTTCGATCGGGAAGGTGAAGGGCCCGGTGAACTGGTCTTCGCGCGGAAGGCCCGCCGATACGTGGCCGTACCACTGCACGGGCGGATCGG is part of the Raoultibacter phocaeensis genome and harbors:
- a CDS encoding 4Fe-4S dicluster domain-containing protein; the protein is MRPRGCSPHRGRSVNMGKVFVYDHAKCNGCRNCQIACKDEHVDNDWAPYAAPQPDTGHFWCRIDEEVRGSVPKVKVSYTLRMCNHCASAPCMEAAPEAVCRREDGLVIIDPEKARGMRGLVEACPYGAIFYNEELGLPQKCTGCAHLVDAGELPHCVDVCPHGAIRFGDEGDFAAEIAAAECIDPGRASDGPRVYYLNKPRRFVAGIAVDLEADEVVSGARVTLEGLSSGSVASLETDEFGDFWFDQVAAEPYRVYVEADGYLTRAVEADATERDVNVGPVELFANQIG